From Streptomyces chrestomyceticus JCM 4735, one genomic window encodes:
- a CDS encoding response regulator transcription factor translates to MRVVLADDSTLLREGLVRLLTEEDHEVTAAVADAAELMTVLERAPAEQRPDVVVVDVRMPPTHTDEGLRAAVQIRERWPDVGVLVLSQYVERRYATELLTEDSESVGYLLKDRVVQVDEFLDALERVGSGKAAFDSEVVRVLFSRSSRTDPLNSLTAREREVLAQMAEGHTNAAIAGRLHISQSAVEKHTNAIFDKLGLAGTSGYSRRVLAVLRYLGT, encoded by the coding sequence GTGCGCGTAGTACTTGCCGACGATTCGACCCTGCTGAGGGAGGGCCTGGTGCGCCTGCTGACGGAAGAGGACCACGAGGTGACAGCCGCGGTCGCGGATGCCGCCGAACTGATGACCGTGCTGGAGCGCGCACCGGCGGAGCAGCGGCCCGACGTGGTGGTCGTGGACGTACGGATGCCTCCCACGCACACGGACGAGGGGCTGCGAGCGGCGGTGCAGATCCGTGAGCGCTGGCCGGATGTCGGCGTGCTCGTCCTCTCGCAGTATGTCGAGCGGCGGTACGCCACCGAACTGCTGACGGAGGACAGTGAAAGCGTCGGCTATCTGCTCAAGGACAGAGTCGTACAGGTGGACGAGTTCTTGGACGCGCTGGAGCGGGTGGGCTCGGGCAAGGCGGCCTTCGACTCGGAGGTCGTACGCGTCCTGTTCTCCCGCAGCAGCCGCACCGATCCGCTGAACTCGCTCACGGCACGTGAGCGTGAGGTGCTCGCCCAGATGGCCGAAGGCCACACCAACGCCGCCATCGCCGGGAGGCTGCACATTTCGCAGAGCGCGGTGGAGAAGCACACCAACGCGATCTTCGACAAGCTCGGTCTGGCGGGCACTTCGGGCTACTCTCGCCGCGTCCTGGCCGTTCTGCGCTATCTGGGGACCTGA
- a CDS encoding sensor histidine kinase, whose protein sequence is MRGMARRGMRLTVGLLVGAGTVAVELPFIVLSGIALLCVFVWPRGRRRVLEPVMAVARWLIESARRRLQFGGADFAYGYDDERALKYLAVRWLLGLLGAGVVFAALTGATIVLWASTVWTFTHVEHPVDVAETGVGALFLLFLSLQAVFGVAALEARLARHFLGPTHEKELKRRVAELASSRAGVVAAVNDERRRIERDLHDGVQQRLVALGMLLGRAVRSKDEVHAVELLRQAHAESRQALTELREVAWRIYPTVLDEAGLQAALETVAERSAVPVRLTWRLTREPEAAVATVAYFVVSEAVTNAVKHSCAEGITVTVDRNENILSVRIQDDGWGGANASGSGLIGLARRVAALDGRLRVDSPVGGPTTITAELPCA, encoded by the coding sequence ATGCGGGGGATGGCACGGCGCGGGATGCGCCTCACAGTCGGGTTGTTGGTCGGCGCGGGCACGGTGGCGGTCGAGCTGCCGTTCATCGTGCTCTCGGGAATCGCGCTGCTCTGCGTTTTCGTCTGGCCGCGCGGGAGACGCAGGGTGCTGGAGCCGGTGATGGCCGTGGCCCGGTGGCTCATCGAGTCGGCGCGCCGCCGCCTGCAGTTCGGCGGTGCCGACTTCGCCTACGGGTACGACGACGAGCGGGCGCTCAAGTACCTCGCGGTCCGCTGGCTCTTGGGGCTTCTCGGCGCGGGTGTGGTCTTCGCCGCGCTCACGGGGGCGACCATAGTCCTCTGGGCATCGACGGTATGGACGTTCACCCATGTCGAGCATCCGGTCGACGTCGCGGAGACCGGCGTGGGCGCCCTCTTCCTGCTCTTCCTCAGTCTGCAGGCGGTGTTCGGGGTGGCGGCCCTGGAAGCCCGGCTGGCACGGCACTTCCTCGGCCCCACACACGAGAAAGAACTGAAACGCCGGGTCGCGGAACTGGCCTCCAGCCGAGCCGGGGTCGTCGCGGCGGTCAACGACGAACGCCGCCGCATCGAGCGCGACCTGCACGACGGTGTCCAACAGAGACTGGTGGCCCTCGGAATGCTGCTCGGCCGCGCGGTGCGCAGCAAGGACGAGGTCCATGCGGTCGAACTGCTCCGGCAGGCCCACGCCGAAAGCCGCCAGGCCCTGACCGAGTTGCGCGAGGTCGCCTGGCGTATCTATCCGACGGTGTTGGACGAAGCAGGCTTGCAGGCCGCTCTGGAAACCGTCGCGGAGCGTTCAGCGGTCCCGGTCCGGCTGACCTGGCGCCTCACCCGGGAGCCCGAGGCCGCCGTGGCGACCGTCGCCTACTTCGTCGTTTCCGAAGCGGTGACCAATGCGGTGAAACACTCCTGTGCGGAAGGGATAACCGTCACCGTCGACCGGAACGAGAACATCCTGTCCGTCCGGATCCAGGACGACGGCTGGGGTGGTGCGAATGCCTCGGGAAGCGGGCTGATCGGGCTGGCGCGCCGGGTCGCCGCCCTGGACGGCCGGTTACGGGTGGACAGCCCGGTCGGCGGACCCACCACGATCACCGCGGAGTTGCCGTGCGCGTAG
- a CDS encoding O-methyltransferase, producing MTKSKSTAITEELYDYVLAHNPPLDAVQRKLVETTYQHFPDEAQMQSAQEQGPLLAFLVRLCGARRIVEVGTFTGFSTLAMAQALPPDGKLIACDVSEEWTAYGREAWERAGVADRIDLRIAPALGTLRSMPAEPHIDFAYLDADKGNYIPYWEELVPRLRSGGLIVADNVLFGGTVTDPQATGAAAAIREFNDHVMADQRVEAVILTVADGLTVARKL from the coding sequence GTGACCAAGAGCAAATCCACCGCGATCACGGAGGAGCTGTACGACTACGTCCTCGCGCACAACCCGCCGCTGGACGCCGTCCAACGGAAGCTGGTGGAGACCACCTACCAGCACTTCCCTGACGAGGCACAGATGCAGTCGGCCCAGGAGCAGGGCCCGCTGCTGGCCTTCCTGGTCCGTCTGTGCGGTGCGCGTCGCATCGTGGAGGTCGGCACCTTCACCGGCTTCTCCACCCTGGCGATGGCCCAGGCCCTGCCTCCGGACGGCAAGCTGATCGCCTGCGACGTGTCCGAGGAATGGACGGCATACGGACGTGAAGCGTGGGAGAGAGCCGGTGTGGCGGACCGGATCGACCTGCGCATCGCACCGGCACTGGGCACCCTGCGATCGATGCCCGCCGAGCCGCACATCGACTTCGCCTACCTGGACGCGGACAAGGGCAACTACATCCCCTACTGGGAAGAGTTGGTGCCGCGCCTTCGGTCAGGTGGGTTGATCGTCGCGGACAACGTCCTCTTCGGCGGCACCGTCACCGACCCGCAGGCGACAGGCGCAGCCGCGGCGATCAGGGAGTTCAACGACCACGTCATGGCGGACCAGCGGGTGGAGGCGGTGATACTCACCGTGGCAGACGGACTGACGGTGGCACGCAAGCTGTGA
- a CDS encoding FmdB family zinc ribbon protein — MPRYEYRCRSCGSTFELNRPMAESSAPATCPDGHEDTVKLLSTVAVGGSATAPAPAPGGGSGGGCCGGGCCG, encoded by the coding sequence ATGCCTCGTTACGAATACCGCTGCCGTTCCTGCGGCTCGACCTTCGAGCTGAACCGCCCGATGGCCGAGTCCTCCGCCCCGGCCACCTGCCCGGACGGGCACGAGGACACGGTCAAGCTGCTCTCCACGGTCGCCGTCGGCGGCTCGGCCACCGCTCCTGCCCCGGCCCCCGGTGGCGGCTCAGGCGGTGGCTGCTGCGGAGGCGGGTGCTGCGGTTAG
- a CDS encoding TerD family protein produces the protein MSFLDNWRRGGAPKFEAGGASYVVELTKRNPVVSLTKQGAASGHLRVNLSWQMRTTDIGMRNSQRGGSLLRNPGKMFKPEVVQAQGPAVVKIDLDLACLYELKDGTKGVVQPLGNFLGDINAAPYVKLSGDDRFGSPSGETLYINLDHRDEIKRLLIFVYIYDGTPAFDRTHAVVTLYPSSGPRVEIGLDERAPQARSCAIFMLENNKGDLTVRREVKYVYGFQSELDRLYGWGLQWGRGYKSKV, from the coding sequence GTGTCGTTCTTGGACAACTGGCGTCGGGGCGGGGCGCCGAAGTTCGAAGCCGGTGGCGCGTCGTACGTGGTCGAGCTGACCAAACGCAATCCGGTCGTCTCGCTGACGAAGCAGGGCGCGGCCTCCGGGCACCTGCGGGTCAACCTGTCCTGGCAGATGCGCACGACCGACATCGGGATGCGCAATTCGCAGCGCGGCGGCAGCCTGCTGCGCAACCCGGGCAAGATGTTCAAACCGGAGGTGGTGCAGGCCCAGGGGCCGGCGGTCGTCAAGATCGACCTGGACCTGGCCTGCCTGTACGAGCTCAAGGACGGCACCAAGGGCGTGGTGCAGCCGCTCGGCAACTTCCTGGGCGACATCAACGCCGCGCCGTACGTGAAGCTCAGCGGCGACGACCGGTTCGGCTCGCCCTCCGGCGAAACGCTCTACATCAACCTCGACCACCGCGACGAGATCAAGCGCCTGCTGATCTTCGTCTACATCTACGACGGCACACCGGCCTTCGACCGCACCCACGCCGTCGTGACGCTCTATCCGAGCAGCGGCCCCCGCGTGGAGATCGGCCTCGACGAACGCGCCCCACAGGCCCGCTCCTGCGCCATCTTCATGCTGGAGAACAACAAGGGCGACCTCACCGTCCGCCGCGAGGTGAAGTACGTCTACGGCTTCCAGTCCGAACTGGACCGCCTGTACGGCTGGGGGTTGCAGTGGGGGCGGGGGTATAAGTCGAAGGTTTGA
- a CDS encoding HAD family hydrolase yields MSTIVASDLDRTLIYSAAALDLAVPDAEAPRLLCVEVYEHRPLSYMTETAAELLAALADATTFVPTTTRTREQYGRIHLPGPAPRFAICANGGHLLVDGESDQDWQRTVAARLSAECATLDEVRAYLLRTADPAWMLKERVAEDLFAYLVVERSLLPQTWVKELAEWADARGWTVSLQGRKVYAVPKPLTKSAAVAEVVRRTGASQVLAAGDSLLDADLLLAADRGWRPGHGELADSGWSASHVTALDARGAVAGEEILRAFTRGVAAPLRSC; encoded by the coding sequence GTGAGCACGATCGTCGCCAGCGACCTGGACCGCACCCTGATCTATTCGGCCGCCGCACTGGACCTGGCCGTGCCCGACGCCGAGGCGCCCCGCCTCCTCTGCGTCGAGGTGTACGAGCACAGACCGCTCTCCTACATGACGGAGACGGCGGCGGAGCTGCTCGCCGCTCTCGCCGACGCCACCACGTTCGTCCCCACGACCACGCGCACCCGCGAGCAGTACGGACGCATCCACCTCCCGGGCCCCGCACCGCGGTTCGCCATCTGTGCGAACGGCGGGCACCTGCTCGTCGACGGAGAGTCCGACCAGGACTGGCAGCGCACCGTCGCCGCCCGACTGAGCGCGGAGTGCGCAACGCTCGACGAGGTCCGTGCGTACTTGTTGCGGACCGCTGACCCGGCCTGGATGCTCAAGGAACGCGTGGCCGAGGACCTCTTCGCCTACCTCGTCGTCGAGCGCTCGCTGCTGCCGCAGACCTGGGTCAAGGAACTCGCCGAGTGGGCGGATGCCCGGGGCTGGACCGTCTCGCTCCAGGGACGGAAGGTCTACGCCGTGCCGAAGCCGCTCACCAAGAGCGCCGCCGTCGCCGAAGTCGTCCGCCGGACCGGCGCCTCGCAGGTCCTCGCCGCCGGCGACTCGCTGCTGGACGCCGACCTGCTGCTTGCCGCGGACCGCGGATGGCGTCCCGGCCACGGTGAACTGGCGGACTCCGGGTGGAGCGCTTCCCACGTCACCGCGCTGGACGCGCGCGGAGCCGTGGCGGGCGAGGAGATCCTGCGGGCGTTCACCCGCGGCGTCGCTGCCCCCCTCCGCTCTTGCTGA
- a CDS encoding TerD family protein, producing the protein MGVTLAKGGNVSLSKAAPNLTQVMVGLGWDARSTTGAPFDLDASALLCRSGRVLGDEYFVFYNNLKSPDGSVEHTGDNLTGEGEGDDESILVDLSAVPEEVDKIVFPVSIHEADVRGQSFGQVSNAFIRVVNQADGSELARYDLSEDASSETAMIFGEVYRYSGEWKFRAVGQGYASGLRGIALDFGVNVS; encoded by the coding sequence ATGGGCGTCACGCTCGCAAAGGGAGGCAACGTCTCCCTCTCCAAGGCCGCTCCGAATCTCACGCAGGTCATGGTCGGCCTCGGCTGGGACGCGCGCTCGACCACGGGAGCGCCGTTCGACCTGGATGCCAGCGCGCTGCTGTGCAGGTCGGGGCGGGTGCTCGGCGACGAGTACTTCGTCTTCTACAACAATCTCAAGAGCCCGGACGGCTCGGTCGAGCACACGGGCGACAACCTCACGGGTGAGGGTGAAGGGGACGACGAGTCGATTCTCGTGGACCTCAGCGCGGTCCCCGAAGAGGTCGACAAGATCGTTTTTCCCGTCTCGATCCACGAGGCGGATGTCCGCGGCCAGAGCTTCGGCCAGGTCAGCAATGCGTTCATCCGCGTGGTCAACCAGGCGGACGGCAGCGAGCTGGCGCGCTACGACCTCAGCGAGGACGCCTCCAGCGAAACCGCAATGATCTTCGGTGAGGTCTACCGGTACAGCGGTGAATGGAAGTTCCGCGCGGTGGGCCAGGGGTACGCGTCGGGGTTGCGAGGCATCGCTCTAGACTTCGGGGTCAACGTTTCGTAA
- a CDS encoding DUF475 domain-containing protein → MLLRTFGWSFAVTAAGLALAGVLWGWQGLAIVGILSILEISVSFDNAVINAGILRKMNAFWQKIFLTVGILIAVFGMRLVFPVVIVAVTAKIGPLEAVNLAINDKAQYEHLVTGAHPAIAAFGGMFLLMIFLDFIFEEREHKWLGWLERPLAKMGKLDMLSVIVALVVLLVVAMTVATDVAHGGGDKSATVLLSGVAGLLTYLVVGGVSGYFEDKLEEAEEAQEAEDAEDDGKGSAAKPAVAAQEADRNGAASKRGSVSGVGLAGKAAFFLFLYLEVIDASFSFDGVIGAFAITNDIFEMALGLGIGAMYIRSLTVFLVRKGTLDDYVYLEHGAHYAIGALAVILLATIKYEINEVITGLVGIVLIGLSFWSSVRKNRQEGKPGEESAAKSEVASGV, encoded by the coding sequence GTGCTCCTGAGAACCTTTGGCTGGTCGTTCGCCGTCACGGCGGCCGGCCTGGCCTTGGCCGGCGTCCTCTGGGGGTGGCAGGGGCTAGCGATCGTCGGCATCCTGTCGATCCTGGAGATTTCGGTCTCGTTCGACAATGCGGTCATCAACGCCGGAATCCTGCGCAAGATGAACGCCTTCTGGCAGAAAATCTTTCTGACCGTCGGCATCCTCATCGCCGTCTTCGGCATGCGTCTGGTCTTCCCGGTCGTCATCGTCGCGGTCACCGCGAAGATCGGACCGCTTGAGGCCGTCAATCTGGCGATCAACGACAAGGCGCAGTACGAGCACCTGGTCACGGGGGCCCACCCGGCCATCGCGGCCTTCGGTGGCATGTTCCTCCTCATGATCTTCCTCGACTTCATCTTCGAGGAGCGCGAGCACAAGTGGCTGGGCTGGCTCGAACGCCCGCTGGCCAAAATGGGCAAGCTCGACATGCTGTCCGTCATCGTCGCGCTGGTCGTCCTGCTCGTCGTCGCCATGACGGTCGCCACCGACGTCGCGCACGGCGGCGGTGACAAGAGCGCGACCGTGCTCCTGTCCGGAGTCGCCGGCCTGCTCACGTACCTGGTCGTGGGCGGTGTCTCCGGCTACTTCGAGGACAAACTGGAGGAGGCCGAGGAAGCACAGGAGGCCGAGGACGCCGAGGACGACGGGAAGGGCTCCGCGGCGAAGCCCGCGGTGGCGGCCCAGGAAGCCGACCGGAACGGCGCTGCGTCCAAGCGCGGCTCCGTCTCGGGTGTGGGGCTCGCGGGCAAGGCCGCGTTCTTCCTGTTCCTCTACCTGGAGGTCATCGACGCGTCGTTCTCCTTCGACGGCGTCATCGGTGCCTTCGCCATCACCAACGACATCTTCGAGATGGCGCTGGGTCTGGGCATCGGCGCGATGTACATCCGTTCGCTGACGGTCTTCCTGGTACGCAAGGGGACCCTGGACGACTACGTCTACCTGGAGCACGGCGCGCACTACGCCATCGGCGCGCTGGCCGTCATCCTGCTCGCCACGATCAAGTACGAGATCAACGAGGTCATCACCGGCCTGGTCGGAATCGTCCTGATCGGGCTGTCGTTCTGGTCGTCCGTGCGCAAGAACCGGCAAGAGGGCAAGCCGGGGGAAGAATCCGCGGCAAAGTCGGAAGTTGCCTCCGGAGTGTGA
- a CDS encoding TerD family protein: MTHAMLKGSNVPLDATAVRAVLRWAPGAGVPDVDASALLLGADGRVRSDADFVFYNQPRHPSGLVRHLPKTQLADGVADTIEADLSGLDASVDRVMLTASADGGTFAHVRDLRVLLHDASSPDDEPVAVFDVVPETGKETALICGELYRRGDRWKFRALGQGYENGLIGLATEFGISVEEEDESAGQEAGAAAGPAAAASSAATAPADGSGSGAGTGAGSGEAEGPAAASASPEAATQHLPDPSPSQSPGSGPNQVPAPVPSPAAGQAPAPDSEASSEPDSFPLSPPTAPPATAPHAAAPAAAFPPPPQPAGGGYGYPQHAPNIPPPPTQPPAQPAYGYPGPMPQQPQPSYGYPQPPQQHQPQPQHQPYPTGPMAPAVPAPPAYGYPQQPPGPGLDPNFVLPPQGPQFQHR, encoded by the coding sequence ATGACGCACGCGATGCTGAAAGGGTCCAACGTACCCCTCGACGCCACGGCGGTCCGGGCCGTACTGCGCTGGGCCCCCGGCGCGGGGGTGCCCGATGTCGATGCCTCGGCCCTGCTCCTCGGTGCCGACGGACGCGTGCGTTCCGATGCGGACTTCGTCTTCTACAACCAGCCACGGCACCCCAGCGGGCTGGTGCGGCACCTGCCGAAGACGCAACTGGCCGACGGAGTGGCGGACACCATCGAGGCGGACCTGTCCGGACTCGATGCGTCGGTGGACCGTGTCATGCTCACCGCGTCGGCGGACGGCGGCACCTTCGCGCACGTACGGGATCTGCGCGTCCTGCTGCACGACGCCTCCTCGCCGGACGACGAGCCGGTCGCGGTCTTCGACGTAGTGCCGGAGACGGGCAAGGAGACGGCCCTGATCTGCGGCGAGTTGTACCGGCGCGGAGACCGGTGGAAGTTCCGCGCGCTCGGGCAGGGGTACGAGAACGGGCTGATCGGCCTGGCCACCGAGTTCGGGATCTCGGTGGAGGAAGAGGACGAGTCAGCGGGGCAGGAAGCCGGTGCGGCAGCCGGTCCCGCGGCCGCCGCGTCGTCGGCCGCCACCGCGCCGGCTGACGGTTCCGGTTCCGGTGCCGGCACCGGGGCCGGGTCCGGCGAGGCGGAGGGGCCTGCGGCGGCCTCCGCCAGCCCTGAGGCCGCGACACAGCACCTTCCCGACCCGAGTCCGAGCCAGAGTCCGGGCTCTGGCCCGAATCAGGTGCCGGCACCGGTCCCGTCCCCCGCCGCAGGCCAGGCGCCGGCCCCGGACTCCGAAGCCTCGTCAGAACCGGACTCGTTTCCGCTGTCGCCGCCCACCGCTCCGCCCGCGACCGCCCCGCACGCGGCTGCGCCTGCTGCGGCGTTCCCGCCTCCACCGCAGCCCGCCGGTGGGGGGTACGGCTATCCGCAGCACGCTCCGAACATCCCGCCGCCTCCGACGCAGCCCCCGGCCCAGCCCGCGTACGGGTACCCCGGTCCGATGCCGCAGCAGCCGCAGCCCTCGTACGGCTATCCGCAGCCTCCGCAGCAACACCAGCCTCAGCCTCAGCACCAGCCGTATCCGACGGGTCCCATGGCTCCGGCCGTCCCGGCGCCTCCGGCCTACGGTTACCCGCAGCAGCCGCCTGGCCCCGGGCTGGACCCGAACTTCGTCCTGCCGCCGCAGGGGCCGCAGTTCCAGCACCGCTGA
- a CDS encoding HpcH/HpaI aldolase/citrate lyase family protein, with translation MRHFGHLAPDIRNALFHQEPVEFTADSPPGMLSVALGATLYSPATRPRLAEDIVKQAGRGVVSMVLCLEDSISDADVAAGEENLVRQFAALGAEAENGTALPLLFIRVRAAAQIPDLVRRLGRDVRLLSGFVLPKFTEERGVPFLEALTGAEEECGRRLFAMPVLESPDLLHLESRGETLRGIARTVDKYRDRILALRLGVTDFCSAYGLRRAPDMTAYDVQIVASVIADVVNVLGRADGTGFTVTGPVWEYFRLHERMFKPQLRQSPFLGRAEELRTALIEHDMDGLLREIELDRANGLQGKTCIHPSHVAPVHALSVVSHEEFSDAVDILRPERGAGGVLRSAYTNKMNEIKPHRAWAERTLLRAEAFGVAREGVGFVELLAAGLPPT, from the coding sequence ATGCGTCACTTTGGGCATCTTGCGCCCGATATCCGGAACGCTTTGTTCCACCAGGAGCCGGTCGAGTTCACCGCCGACTCCCCGCCCGGCATGCTCTCGGTCGCCCTCGGCGCAACGCTCTACAGCCCGGCCACCCGTCCACGGCTCGCCGAGGACATCGTCAAACAGGCCGGACGCGGAGTGGTCTCCATGGTGCTGTGCCTGGAGGACTCCATCAGCGACGCGGACGTGGCCGCCGGTGAGGAGAATCTCGTACGGCAGTTCGCGGCCCTCGGCGCGGAGGCCGAGAACGGTACGGCCCTCCCGCTGCTGTTCATCCGGGTGCGCGCCGCCGCGCAGATACCCGACCTGGTGCGCCGACTGGGCCGTGACGTTCGGCTGTTGTCCGGATTCGTACTGCCCAAGTTCACCGAGGAGCGCGGCGTCCCGTTCTTGGAGGCGCTGACCGGCGCGGAGGAGGAGTGCGGTCGACGGCTGTTCGCCATGCCGGTGCTCGAATCGCCCGATCTGCTCCACCTGGAGAGCCGCGGCGAGACACTGCGGGGCATCGCGCGCACGGTGGACAAGTACCGTGACCGCATCCTGGCCCTGCGTCTCGGCGTCACCGACTTCTGCTCGGCCTACGGCCTGCGCCGGGCCCCCGACATGACCGCGTACGACGTGCAGATCGTCGCCTCCGTGATCGCGGACGTGGTGAACGTCCTCGGCCGAGCGGACGGCACCGGTTTCACGGTCACCGGCCCGGTGTGGGAGTACTTCCGGCTGCACGAGCGGATGTTCAAGCCCCAGTTGCGGCAGAGCCCCTTCCTCGGCCGAGCGGAGGAACTCCGGACGGCCTTGATCGAACATGACATGGACGGCCTGCTGCGCGAGATCGAACTCGACCGCGCGAACGGCCTGCAGGGCAAGACCTGCATCCACCCCTCGCACGTGGCACCGGTGCACGCCCTCTCGGTCGTCAGCCATGAGGAGTTCAGCGACGCCGTGGACATCCTGCGGCCCGAACGCGGCGCCGGCGGCGTGCTGCGCTCCGCGTACACGAACAAGATGAACGAGATCAAGCCGCACCGTGCCTGGGCCGAACGGACTCTCCTGCGCGCCGAGGCGTTCGGTGTCGCCCGCGAGGGCGTCGGCTTCGTGGAACTGCTGGCGGCCGGCCTTCCGCCCACCTGA
- a CDS encoding DedA family protein, which produces MNEHAETSWITGLMDTLGAPGAGLAIAAENLFPPLPSELILPLAGFAAGQGRMTLFSALLWTTLGSVLGALALYGVGALLGRDRMLAIAAKLPLVKVSDVEKTERWFQRHGNKAVFFGRMVPIFRSLISVPAGIERMSIPAFLVLTTLGSLIWNAIFVLAGFALGENWEEVTGYVDAYSKVVLVAAVLAVLAFLVVRLSKSGGGQRRRG; this is translated from the coding sequence ATGAACGAACACGCTGAAACCAGCTGGATCACCGGACTCATGGACACGCTCGGCGCGCCGGGCGCCGGCTTGGCCATCGCCGCCGAGAACCTCTTCCCGCCCCTGCCCAGCGAGCTGATCCTGCCCCTGGCGGGCTTCGCGGCGGGCCAAGGCCGGATGACTCTGTTCTCCGCTCTGCTGTGGACGACGCTCGGGTCGGTCCTCGGGGCCCTTGCTCTTTACGGCGTGGGCGCGCTGCTCGGCCGGGACCGGATGCTCGCGATCGCGGCCAAGCTGCCGCTGGTCAAGGTCTCCGACGTCGAGAAGACGGAGCGCTGGTTCCAGCGGCACGGCAACAAGGCGGTCTTCTTCGGCCGGATGGTGCCGATCTTCCGCAGCCTGATATCGGTGCCGGCCGGTATCGAGCGGATGTCGATACCGGCCTTCCTCGTCCTGACCACTCTCGGCAGCCTGATCTGGAATGCGATCTTCGTCCTCGCCGGCTTCGCGCTCGGTGAGAACTGGGAGGAGGTGACCGGCTATGTGGACGCGTATTCGAAGGTGGTGCTGGTGGCCGCCGTGCTGGCGGTCCTGGCCTTCCTCGTCGTACGGCTCAGCAAGAGCGGAGGGGGGCAGCGACGCCGCGGGTGA
- a CDS encoding sugar kinase, whose amino-acid sequence MVALRGSGPLKLGGTMNVSIAGAESNVAIGLARLGHTVRWVGAVGDDEVGDLVLRTLRAEAVDVSGAWKDAGAPTGLILFEPRLPDLTRVHYYRTGSAGSRLTPGILDRAFATAVPRVLHLTGITPALIPTARAASMHSLRLARDHGTLVCLDVNHRARLWSADQASAVLQDWMPYVNLLIASADELPLCLPPGSPTDTGARARTLLSAGVQEVAVKLGSAGATSYARPSHPGAPAGSTSCTPSTEAPSDAQDAGGDSLYQPAVAVQAVDAVGAGDAFVAGYLSALLDGEGIAGRLERGVTTGAFAVASPGDWEGAPTRAELNLLGAPPGTVVR is encoded by the coding sequence ATGGTGGCGCTGCGCGGCAGCGGCCCCCTGAAGCTGGGCGGCACGATGAACGTCTCCATCGCGGGCGCCGAGAGCAATGTCGCCATCGGTCTCGCCCGGCTCGGCCACACCGTGCGCTGGGTGGGCGCGGTCGGGGACGACGAGGTCGGGGACCTCGTGCTCCGTACCCTGCGGGCGGAAGCGGTGGACGTCTCCGGAGCCTGGAAGGACGCCGGGGCTCCGACCGGCCTGATCCTCTTCGAGCCACGACTGCCGGACCTGACACGGGTGCACTACTACCGCACGGGCTCGGCCGGCTCTCGCCTGACTCCGGGCATCCTCGACCGGGCCTTCGCCACCGCCGTACCTCGGGTTCTCCACCTGACCGGCATCACCCCGGCGTTGATCCCCACCGCCCGCGCGGCCTCGATGCATTCCCTTCGACTGGCCCGCGACCACGGCACCCTGGTGTGCCTCGACGTGAACCACCGCGCACGGTTGTGGTCGGCCGACCAGGCGTCGGCGGTATTGCAGGACTGGATGCCGTACGTGAACCTCCTGATCGCCTCGGCCGACGAGCTGCCGCTGTGCCTCCCGCCCGGCTCCCCGACCGACACCGGCGCGCGAGCTCGTACCTTGCTTTCGGCGGGCGTTCAGGAGGTCGCCGTCAAACTCGGCTCGGCCGGTGCCACCTCTTACGCACGCCCGTCCCACCCTGGCGCTCCGGCCGGGAGCACAAGCTGCACACCTTCTACGGAGGCTCCGAGCGACGCGCAGGACGCTGGTGGCGACTCGCTGTACCAGCCGGCCGTAGCCGTGCAGGCCGTGGACGCGGTCGGCGCCGGTGACGCCTTCGTGGCGGGGTACCTCTCCGCTCTGCTGGACGGCGAAGGGATCGCCGGGCGCCTCGAACGGGGCGTGACGACCGGCGCCTTCGCGGTGGCCTCGCCGGGTGACTGGGAGGGCGCTCCCACCCGAGCTGAACTGAACCTCCTCGGCGCACCTCCCGGCACCGTCGTACGTTGA